The stretch of DNA CGTCCTCGCTGGACGAGATCGTAATCCGGCTTCGTTCCGGGATCAGCGTGCAGATCAGCTTGCCGAGCGCAGCATCCGGCGTCGATATCCGCGTCTTAGGCAGCGCGGACAGCGGCACGTCGACTTCGCCCGAAGGCCGCAGCACGAACACGACGATCGCGACCAACACGCTCAGTCCGCCGATACCCAGCGCCCACACCGCCTGCCGCCGCTGGCCACGCGATTCGAGCAACCCAGCGCTCCCGATCACCAGCGCACCGGCGACCAGCAGCAGCCCGGCAATCGCCATGACGTTCTCGCGCGCGCGTCCCGCCTCGGTCCGCGCCTTCTCCAACGCAATCTCGCGAGTCATCGCATCCTGCGTCGCCGCATCGCGCTTGGCGGATGCAGCATCGGCCGTCGCCCGCGCATCCGCATCGGCGTCCTGTCGCAGGCGATCCTCGATCGACGTGCACCCGGTCCCGATCGACGCATAAGGCTGTTTCGCATCGCGCAGGAAACCGGCCAGCTCGGTATCCGCGATCGCGAAGCCGAACGTCGAATCGCCCTCTTCGCCGCGGGTGATCGCCGAATTCACGCCGATCACCCGCCCACAGCGGTCGAGCAAGGGGCCGCCCGAATTACCACGCGCGATGCTCGCCGTGTGCAGCAGAACCTCGACGTTGCTCAGCACCCGCCGCCCGGAAAGCACGCCTTCCGACCGCACCGGCGTCATCGGCCGGATGTAATCGGCCGCCGATCGCGCGGTCGCCAAGTCGACGTTACCGGGGAAGCCGAGCGACACCACCGCGTCGCCCTCACTCATCGGCCCGGTATAGAGCGCGCTCGGCGGCAAGCGCGCGCCGGTGAACTCGATCAGCGCCAGGTCGCGCTGCGAATCATACGCGATCACCTTGCCCTGGTAGGATTTGCTGCCCTCGGTCGGGACGATGCCGACGACGACGTTGTCGGGGTAGCGCTCGGCAAGGTCGACGACGTGCGCGTTGGTGACGATCCGGTTGGGGGCGATCGCGAAGCCGCTGCCATGGCCGAAGCCGACCACCTGGTCGTCGACCACCGCGATCGTGACGACGCGCACCACGCCGCGCCCGGTGGCGGCGATGTCGTCGGCCGATGCCGAGCTGGCCAACCCGAAGGTGAGCGCGAGAAGGAGCAGCAGGCGGATCATGCGCCTGCCTTCGGGGAGTTCGCGGCGGCGATCAACCCTGACCATCGCACCGCACGACACCGGCCCTTTCACGTGCCTGTTTTGGTTAGCAAATTATCAAGTCTTCGCGCCTAACCCGGTGGGCATTCATCCAGGGACACAGGCATGAGCGCATTCGGGCGTCGTAATGGCATCGGCGGGGGGCAGTCGGCCCGTCCCGCATTCGGCGTCGCGCGTCCGATGCAGGGAAGCTCCATCCCGGGCGGCAGTCCGGTGGCGCGCGCCGAACCCGAAGGCGGCGCACAATTCCCGCCAATCGATTCGTTGCCGATGCCCGGCGAAACCGAAGGCTTCGACCCCGGCACGATGCCCGCCGGCCAACTCGACGCGATGCAGCGCCTGTCCGACCGCCAGAATGCAAGCGGCGAGGCCGCCAACAGCCGGACCGAGGGCTTCGAACAGTCGATCCACAAGATCAAGGAACAGGTCCTCCCGCGCCTGCTCGAACGCGTCGATCCGGAGGCGGCGGCGACGCTCAACAAGGACGAGCTGGCCGAGGAATTTCGCCCGATCATCGGCGAAGTGCTCGCCGAGCTGAAGCTGACGCTCAACCGCCGCGAGCAGTTCGCGCTGGAAAAGGTGCTGGTCGACGAACTGCTCGGGCTCGGGCCGTTGGAAGAGCTGCTGGCGGATCCGAACATCACCGACATCATGGTGAACGGCCCCGACCAGACCTATGTCGAGCGCAAAGGCAAGCTCGAACTCGCACCGATCCAGTTTCGCGACGAAGAGCATCTGTTCCAGATCGCCCAGCGGATCGTGAACTCGGTCGGCCGCCGCGTCGACCAGACTACCCCGCTTGCCGATGCCCGCCTCAAGGATGGCTCGCGCGTCAACGTGATCGTCCCGCCGCTGAGCTTGCGCGGCACGGCGATCTCGATCCGTAAGTTCTCCGCGAAACCGATCACGCTCGACATGATGGCAGGCTTTGGGTCGATGTCGCCGAAGATGGCCACCGCGCTGAAGATCGCGGGCGCATCGCGGTTCAACGTCGTGATCTCGGGCGGTACCGGTTCGGGCAAGACGACGATGCTCAACGCGCTTTCGAAGATGATCGACCCCGGCGAACGCGTGCTGACGATCGAGGACGCCGCCGAGCTTCGCCTGCAACAGCCGCACTGGCTCCCGCTCGAAACCCGCCCGGCCAATCTGGAGGGCCAGGGCGAGATCAGCATCCGCGACCTCGTCAAGAACGCGCTGCGTATGCGTCCCGACCGGATCATCCTCGGCGAGATACGTGGCGCGGAGTGTTTCGACATGCTCGCGGCCATGAACACGGGTCACGACGGATCGATGTGCACCCTCCACGCTAACTCCCCGCGCGAGGCGCTGGCGCGTATGGAGAACATGGTGATGATGTCCGACATCAAGGTGCCGAAGGAAGCGATCTCGCGCCAGATTGCCGACTCGGTCGAGCTGATCATCCAGGTGAAGCGCCTACGCGACGGCTCGCGCCGGGTGACCAACATCACCGAGGTTATCGGGATGGAGGGCCCGGTGATCGTCACGCAGGAACTGTTCAAGTTCGAGTATCTGGACGAGTCGGCGGACGGGAAAATTCTGGGCGAATACCGGTCGATGGGATTGCGGCCGTACACGCTGGAGAAGGCCAAGCAGTTCGGGTTCGACCAGGCGTATCTGGAGGCGTGCCTGTAGCGGACGTCGCTATCGGCGCCCACCTCCCCGATGAAAATTGCTGCGGCGGCACAGGCTAAGGTTTCGACCCCGGCGGAGGCCGGGGCCCAGGTGGGGGACAGTAATAACTGCGAACGGCGCTTTGTTACTCCCACCTTTCCAACTGGGCCCCGGCCTCCGCCGGGGAGTAGTTTGCGTCCGTTGCCCACATCCTGAGTTGATCTTCGCTGGGCTGGTATGGGTCGCGCAAGTCGCGCAATGTTGATCGGAGCAAGCGCTCGCCCCGTCTAACGTTCCCTCGCGAACGCGGGGGTCCAGGAGTCACGAACACCGACACCCGTGACCCTGGGCTCCCGCCTTCGCGGGAGAACAAGGATTGTTAAGCCGAGCCAGCAGAGTCACATCGAAAGAAAGCTTGCAGCGCGCAATCGAGCCGGT from Sphingomonas faeni encodes:
- a CDS encoding CpaF family protein, with amino-acid sequence MSAFGRRNGIGGGQSARPAFGVARPMQGSSIPGGSPVARAEPEGGAQFPPIDSLPMPGETEGFDPGTMPAGQLDAMQRLSDRQNASGEAANSRTEGFEQSIHKIKEQVLPRLLERVDPEAAATLNKDELAEEFRPIIGEVLAELKLTLNRREQFALEKVLVDELLGLGPLEELLADPNITDIMVNGPDQTYVERKGKLELAPIQFRDEEHLFQIAQRIVNSVGRRVDQTTPLADARLKDGSRVNVIVPPLSLRGTAISIRKFSAKPITLDMMAGFGSMSPKMATALKIAGASRFNVVISGGTGSGKTTMLNALSKMIDPGERVLTIEDAAELRLQQPHWLPLETRPANLEGQGEISIRDLVKNALRMRPDRIILGEIRGAECFDMLAAMNTGHDGSMCTLHANSPREALARMENMVMMSDIKVPKEAISRQIADSVELIIQVKRLRDGSRRVTNITEVIGMEGPVIVTQELFKFEYLDESADGKILGEYRSMGLRPYTLEKAKQFGFDQAYLEACL
- a CDS encoding S1C family serine protease, giving the protein MIRLLLLLALTFGLASSASADDIAATGRGVVRVVTIAVVDDQVVGFGHGSGFAIAPNRIVTNAHVVDLAERYPDNVVVGIVPTEGSKSYQGKVIAYDSQRDLALIEFTGARLPPSALYTGPMSEGDAVVSLGFPGNVDLATARSAADYIRPMTPVRSEGVLSGRRVLSNVEVLLHTASIARGNSGGPLLDRCGRVIGVNSAITRGEEGDSTFGFAIADTELAGFLRDAKQPYASIGTGCTSIEDRLRQDADADARATADAASAKRDAATQDAMTREIALEKARTEAGRARENVMAIAGLLLVAGALVIGSAGLLESRGQRRQAVWALGIGGLSVLVAIVVFVLRPSGEVDVPLSALPKTRISTPDAALGKLICTLIPERSRITISSSEDVPIDWGAKGCMNGKTQYVGANSRWDRVLVPDAEQTVSVLSFDPATRIYSNTRYLLSAAGMDAARTARGVVPNVCNMDDAALARLAGQQAAVRAVLPPLPNEKLVYSCKSAR